The Exiguobacterium aurantiacum DSM 6208 genome includes a window with the following:
- the fliR gene encoding flagellar biosynthetic protein FliR, with the protein MNAVDFISLYGLTFARLSGFFVSVPLFSSRQLPVMHRVAFSALLAYYAMFTVTEPIQMSEAFIVQVLYEVLIGLLLGILINILFFAPQIAGGVIDLQLGLAMASAYDPMFGGQSPLIGRFYYIFTLFIMLSTNMHLLLIDGIYYSFQIYPPGQPMINFTEASLMMAVKVVTMTMLVALQLALPMMASLLLVDLALGFLAKSAPQFNIFAIGFSFKLIAGFSVMVVMMGLTLNGISQFIPLLQDVLRDFMTLLGDVS; encoded by the coding sequence ATGAATGCGGTCGACTTCATCAGTCTTTACGGTTTGACGTTCGCGCGGCTTTCCGGTTTTTTCGTCAGCGTGCCGCTCTTCTCGTCACGCCAGCTACCGGTCATGCACCGCGTCGCGTTCAGCGCGTTACTCGCTTATTATGCGATGTTCACGGTGACGGAACCGATTCAAATGAGCGAGGCGTTCATCGTGCAAGTATTGTATGAAGTGCTCATCGGGCTATTGCTCGGCATTTTGATCAATATATTGTTCTTCGCCCCGCAAATCGCCGGCGGTGTCATCGACCTTCAGTTAGGTTTGGCGATGGCTTCGGCGTACGACCCGATGTTTGGCGGACAATCTCCGCTCATTGGACGGTTTTACTATATTTTCACGCTGTTCATCATGCTGTCGACGAATATGCATTTACTGCTCATCGACGGGATTTATTATAGTTTTCAAATTTATCCACCCGGTCAACCGATGATCAATTTCACCGAAGCGTCACTCATGATGGCGGTAAAAGTCGTCACGATGACGATGCTCGTCGCCTTACAGCTCGCCCTGCCGATGATGGCGTCGTTACTGCTCGTCGACTTGGCGCTAGGGTTTTTAGCAAAATCGGCGCCACAGTTCAACATCTTCGCGATCGGTTTTTCATTCAAACTCATCGCCGGGTTCTCGGTCATGGTCGTCATGATGGGTCTGACGTTGAATGGCATCAGCCAGTTCATCCCATTGTTGCAAGACGTGTTGCGTGATTTTATGACGCTGTTAGGAGACGTTTCATGA
- the fliQ gene encoding flagellar biosynthesis protein FliQ, with protein MTQEMVIYLATESVWTLLKIAMPLLLISLVVGLVISILQATTQIQEQTLSFVPKIVSVFIGLVVFGPWMLQQIEGFTRMIFELMVEVASK; from the coding sequence ATGACGCAGGAAATGGTCATTTATTTGGCGACAGAGAGTGTGTGGACATTGCTCAAGATTGCGATGCCGCTACTGCTCATCTCCCTCGTCGTCGGTCTCGTCATTTCGATATTACAGGCGACGACACAAATTCAAGAGCAGACGCTCTCTTTCGTCCCAAAGATCGTTTCGGTCTTTATCGGGCTCGTCGTCTTCGGTCCTTGGATGTTGCAACAAATCGAGGGGTTCACCCGGATGATCTTTGAACTGATGGTCGAGGTTGCCTCGAAATGA
- the fliP gene encoding flagellar type III secretion system pore protein FliP (The bacterial flagellar biogenesis protein FliP forms a type III secretion system (T3SS)-type pore required for flagellar assembly.) yields the protein MTTIEQLINLETPDSTSTSIKLLVVLTLLTLAPSFLILMTCFTRVVVVLSFIRPALGTQQTPPNQLIIGLALFITLFVMSPVLSDLNEKALTPYMDDQISQDEAFEEASNTMKRFMAKYTRQEDLQLFIKYGNYEQPESIEDVPLLAMVPAYAISELKTAFQIGFMIFLPFLIIDMVVASVLMSMGMMMLPPVMIALPFKLLLFVLVDGWHLIVESLLRSM from the coding sequence ATGACGACGATTGAACAATTGATCAACTTAGAAACACCGGACAGTACGTCGACGTCGATCAAGTTGCTCGTCGTGTTGACGCTGCTCACGCTCGCTCCGTCGTTCTTGATTTTGATGACGTGCTTCACGCGTGTCGTCGTCGTGTTGTCATTCATACGCCCGGCACTCGGGACGCAACAAACGCCGCCGAACCAGCTCATTATCGGCCTCGCGCTGTTCATCACATTGTTCGTCATGTCACCGGTATTGTCCGACTTGAATGAGAAGGCACTCACGCCTTACATGGACGACCAGATCAGTCAAGACGAGGCGTTCGAAGAGGCGAGCAATACGATGAAACGATTCATGGCAAAATATACGCGCCAAGAAGACTTGCAACTGTTCATCAAGTACGGCAACTATGAGCAACCGGAGTCGATTGAAGACGTGCCGCTCCTCGCAATGGTGCCAGCTTACGCCATCAGCGAGCTGAAGACGGCGTTTCAAATCGGGTTCATGATTTTCTTGCCGTTTTTGATCATCGATATGGTCGTGGCGAGTGTGCTCATGTCGATGGGGATGATGATGCTCCCGCCGGTCATGATTGCCTTACCGTTCAAACTGTTGTTGTTCGTATTAGTGGATGGGTGGCATTTGATCGTGGAGTCACTGCTTAGAAGTATGTAG
- a CDS encoding flagellar biosynthetic protein FliO, translated as MNKWWLIILLVVGLYGPATVEAATVEKQFEQQQEQTETPKTESTTVSTIGTLVKVILSLVVVIGGFIVLMRWLSARTQGVKTAQHMKHLGGVPLGKDRSVQLVKLGDQVYVLGVGESIQLIDRVESDTLDEEVTENLPVTGSNGSAFLDTFKQQLSQIEQARKNQ; from the coding sequence ATGAACAAGTGGTGGTTGATTATCCTTCTCGTGGTCGGTCTGTATGGGCCGGCCACGGTTGAGGCCGCCACCGTCGAGAAGCAGTTCGAGCAACAGCAAGAGCAGACAGAGACCCCGAAAACGGAGTCGACTACCGTTTCGACGATTGGCACGCTAGTGAAGGTTATTCTCAGCCTCGTCGTCGTTATCGGTGGTTTTATCGTCTTGATGCGCTGGTTGAGCGCTCGGACGCAAGGGGTGAAGACGGCCCAACATATGAAACATTTAGGCGGTGTACCGCTCGGGAAAGATCGTTCGGTCCAACTCGTCAAACTCGGCGACCAAGTGTATGTGCTCGGTGTCGGGGAATCGATTCAATTGATTGATCGTGTCGAGTCAGACACGCTTGATGAGGAAGTGACTGAAAATTTACCGGTGACCGGTTCGAACGGCTCCGCATTTTTAGATACGTTTAAACAACAGTTGTCCCAGATTGAACAAGCGAGGAAGAATCAATGA
- a CDS encoding response regulator, translating to MSAKILVVDDAAFMRMMIKDILTKNGFEVVGEAENGVDAVAKYRELTPDLVTLDITMPEMDGLAALKEIRGFDSNAKVIMCSAMGQQAMVIDAIQAGAKDFIVKPFNAERVIEAVSKTVAQ from the coding sequence ATGAGTGCAAAAATTTTAGTGGTAGACGATGCGGCGTTCATGCGCATGATGATCAAAGATATTTTAACGAAGAACGGGTTTGAAGTCGTCGGTGAGGCGGAGAACGGTGTAGACGCGGTCGCGAAGTATCGCGAATTGACGCCTGACCTCGTCACGCTTGATATCACGATGCCTGAGATGGACGGACTCGCGGCACTTAAAGAGATTCGCGGTTTCGATTCGAACGCGAAAGTGATCATGTGTTCGGCGATGGGCCAGCAAGCGATGGTCATCGATGCGATTCAAGCTGGAGCGAAAGATTTCATCGTGAAGCCGTTCAACGCGGAACGTGTCATCGAAGCAGTCTCTAAAACGGTCGCACAATGA
- the fliY gene encoding flagellar motor switch phosphatase FliY, translating into MSEMLSQDEIDALLRGTSDNSAPQEVAQEEHLDSMESDALGEIGNISFGNSATALSTLLQQKVEITTPVVSEVKIEALRERYPTPHVALRVGYTEGLKGENVLVLTREDAAIISDLMLGGTGIGVDAEGLDEIRLSAVQEAMNQMMGAAATSLSTVFSKKIDISPPHVEVFDATKTQTIIDRLELWETMVLIEFNLKVGTLIDSKIVQIAPIEFGKQLVNELMAATSPQPAPVSPKQPEPTKQPEPARPVATAPRPETKATPEVAVSQAEFMPLHAPSSYDPVPANLGLLYDVPLNVTVELGRTKRSVREVLELSQGSIIELDKLAGEPVDIYVNQQRIARGEVVVIEENFGVRVTEIIQPHERIGIV; encoded by the coding sequence ATGAGTGAGATGTTGTCACAAGATGAAATCGACGCGTTATTACGAGGGACGAGCGACAACTCGGCACCGCAAGAAGTAGCACAAGAAGAACATTTAGACTCGATGGAAAGCGACGCGCTCGGCGAAATCGGGAATATCTCGTTCGGAAACTCGGCGACGGCGTTATCGACACTGTTGCAACAGAAAGTCGAGATCACGACGCCGGTCGTCAGTGAAGTGAAAATCGAGGCGTTACGCGAGCGTTATCCGACGCCGCACGTCGCGCTTCGTGTCGGTTACACCGAAGGATTGAAAGGAGAGAACGTGCTCGTGTTGACGCGAGAAGACGCAGCCATCATCTCCGACTTGATGCTCGGTGGGACCGGTATCGGCGTCGATGCGGAAGGACTTGACGAGATCCGTCTTTCAGCCGTCCAAGAGGCGATGAACCAAATGATGGGGGCGGCAGCGACGTCGTTGTCGACCGTCTTCTCGAAAAAAATCGATATCTCACCGCCGCACGTCGAAGTGTTCGACGCGACAAAAACGCAGACGATCATCGATCGGCTCGAACTGTGGGAGACGATGGTGCTCATCGAGTTCAACTTGAAAGTCGGGACGTTGATTGACTCAAAAATCGTTCAAATCGCCCCAATCGAATTCGGAAAGCAACTCGTCAACGAACTGATGGCGGCCACGTCGCCTCAGCCGGCGCCTGTCTCACCGAAACAACCGGAACCGACAAAACAACCGGAACCGGCCAGACCGGTCGCTACGGCACCGCGTCCGGAGACGAAAGCAACGCCTGAAGTGGCGGTTAGCCAAGCGGAATTCATGCCGCTCCACGCCCCGAGTTCTTATGACCCGGTGCCGGCAAACTTAGGCTTGCTCTACGACGTCCCGCTCAACGTGACGGTCGAACTCGGCCGGACGAAACGTTCGGTACGAGAAGTACTCGAATTGTCGCAAGGGTCGATCATCGAACTAGATAAGTTGGCAGGGGAACCTGTCGATATATATGTGAACCAACAACGCATTGCCCGCGGCGAAGTCGTCGTCATCGAAGAAAACTTCGGGGTACGCGTGACAGAAATCATTCAACCGCACGAGCGGATTGGAATCGTTTAA
- the fliM gene encoding flagellar motor switch protein FliM: MGEVLSQQEIDALLSALSSGDVEADSFLAQEEERKVRQYDFKRAVRFSKDQIRSLTRIHEHFTRMLTTFFSAQLRTYVQFTVNSVEQLPYDEFIHSIPSMTMINLIEAPPLNGRFIIEVNPNISYAMLDRLLGGPGVEIEKVDSFTEIEMRILTQLYKRAFSSYGDAWESIAEVKSEMTAVEVNPQFLQLVSPNETVVLVSIGVTIGEVSGTINVCLPFVTIEPVLSKLSSHYWMQEANRRNATGSSKEPLKAQLMNSSVEVVSLLGETTITFGDLLHLEVGDCLTLDQLVKEPLSVMIGENKVFRGQVGVSGKRMAVQVLHRVKEEEQ, from the coding sequence ATGGGAGAAGTACTGTCTCAACAAGAAATTGATGCCCTGTTATCAGCGCTAAGTAGCGGAGACGTCGAGGCGGATTCGTTTTTGGCCCAAGAAGAAGAACGGAAAGTCCGGCAATACGATTTCAAACGGGCCGTCCGTTTCTCGAAAGACCAGATCCGCAGCCTCACCCGCATCCATGAGCATTTCACACGGATGTTGACGACATTTTTCTCGGCGCAACTCCGTACGTACGTCCAGTTCACCGTCAATTCGGTCGAACAGCTGCCGTATGACGAGTTCATTCATTCCATCCCGAGCATGACGATGATCAATTTGATCGAAGCACCGCCACTTAACGGTCGTTTCATCATTGAAGTCAACCCGAACATCTCTTACGCGATGCTCGATCGTCTGCTCGGCGGACCGGGAGTGGAAATCGAGAAAGTCGACAGTTTCACCGAAATCGAGATGCGGATTTTGACACAACTTTACAAACGTGCGTTTTCCTCGTACGGAGACGCCTGGGAGTCGATCGCGGAAGTGAAGTCCGAGATGACGGCCGTCGAAGTGAATCCCCAGTTTCTTCAGCTTGTGTCACCGAACGAGACGGTCGTTCTCGTTTCGATCGGGGTGACGATCGGTGAAGTGAGCGGGACGATTAACGTCTGCCTGCCGTTCGTCACGATCGAACCGGTCCTCTCGAAGCTGTCGAGTCATTATTGGATGCAAGAGGCGAACCGGCGCAACGCGACCGGAAGCAGTAAAGAACCGCTCAAAGCTCAATTGATGAATTCGTCGGTCGAGGTCGTCTCTTTACTCGGTGAGACGACGATCACGTTCGGAGACTTGTTGCATTTAGAAGTGGGTGACTGCTTGACGCTCGATCAGTTAGTGAAAGAACCGCTGTCGGTCATGATAGGGGAAAATAAAGTGTTTAGAGGGCAAGTCGGTGTGAGCGGGAAACGGATGGCGGTCCAAGTATTACACCGGGTGAAGGAGGAAGAGCAATGA
- a CDS encoding flagellar basal body-associated FliL family protein, with protein MSEEKQKGGAMKMVLILLVVLLVMGGAGFMTYKYLFGDNVTAKTKPVTAVELAERSFTTDDMTTNIQDERFINVQFTVVTDSAETREDLELRKFQVHNVILGDLAGMTKAQLTTKEDMQKFEQSLREQLNGLLEKGEVQRVYMTKKIIQ; from the coding sequence ATGAGTGAAGAAAAACAAAAAGGCGGCGCCATGAAGATGGTGCTCATCCTGCTCGTCGTCCTGCTCGTCATGGGGGGAGCCGGGTTTATGACTTATAAATATTTGTTCGGCGACAACGTGACGGCCAAGACGAAACCGGTCACGGCCGTAGAGTTGGCCGAACGGAGCTTCACGACGGATGACATGACGACGAACATTCAAGATGAACGCTTCATCAACGTCCAGTTCACGGTCGTCACAGACTCTGCCGAGACGAGAGAAGACCTTGAGCTACGGAAGTTCCAAGTGCACAACGTCATCCTTGGTGATTTGGCCGGAATGACGAAAGCACAGCTCACAACGAAAGAAGATATGCAAAAGTTTGAACAGTCGCTGCGCGAACAATTGAACGGCCTGCTTGAAAAAGGTGAGGTTCAGCGCGTCTACATGACGAAGAAAATCATACAGTGA
- a CDS encoding flagellar FlbD family protein — protein sequence MIRVTGLRGDAFVLNALFIETVKAEPDTIIHLFNGKTYIVKETKQDVIDRTTAFYRTIGLVGTIVTRGEEDE from the coding sequence ATGATTCGCGTCACGGGCCTACGCGGTGATGCGTTCGTGTTGAACGCCTTGTTCATTGAGACGGTCAAGGCGGAGCCGGACACGATTATCCACTTGTTTAACGGCAAGACGTACATCGTCAAAGAAACGAAGCAAGACGTCATCGACCGGACGACGGCATTTTACCGTACGATCGGTCTGGTTGGAACGATAGTCACAAGAGGTGAAGAAGATGAGTGA
- the flgG gene encoding flagellar basal body rod protein FlgG, which yields MLRAMYSGISGLKNFQSKLDVIGNNIANVNTFGYKKGRVTFKDLVSQQVGSATAANAVSGGVNPKEVGLGGTMATVDNVYNQGAMQNTGRALDVGISGEGFFALNVNGQTQYTRAGNFYTDNAGDIVNGDGSYLLSTTGQKITIPPGAKSLSIGKDGQVSYVNDAGASTTVGQIQVVTFANNAGLSKVGANNFIQSQNSGNPNPGIPGQQGRGELVSGALEMSNVDLSEEFTEMIVAQRGFQANTRIITTSDEILQELVNLKR from the coding sequence GTGGACTTAAGAACTTCCAGTCCAAGCTTGACGTCATCGGGAACAACATCGCCAACGTTAACACGTTCGGCTACAAAAAAGGTCGTGTCACGTTCAAGGACCTCGTCAGCCAACAAGTCGGCAGCGCCACCGCCGCCAACGCGGTCAGCGGTGGGGTCAACCCGAAAGAAGTCGGACTCGGGGGCACGATGGCGACCGTCGATAACGTCTACAACCAAGGTGCGATGCAAAATACAGGTCGCGCCCTCGACGTCGGGATTTCAGGCGAAGGGTTCTTCGCACTCAACGTGAACGGACAAACGCAATATACACGTGCCGGTAACTTCTATACGGACAACGCCGGCGACATCGTCAACGGCGATGGTTCCTACTTGCTCAGCACGACCGGACAAAAAATCACCATCCCGCCTGGGGCGAAATCACTATCGATTGGGAAAGACGGTCAAGTGAGTTACGTCAACGACGCCGGTGCGTCGACGACGGTCGGCCAAATTCAAGTCGTCACGTTCGCCAACAACGCTGGTCTTTCAAAAGTCGGTGCGAATAACTTCATCCAATCACAAAACTCAGGCAACCCAAACCCAGGTATTCCGGGGCAACAAGGTCGAGGTGAGCTCGTCTCCGGCGCGCTCGAGATGTCGAACGTCGACTTGTCTGAAGAGTTCACCGAAATGATTGTCGCGCAACGTGGATTCCAAGCGAACACCCGTATCATCACGACATCGGACGAGATTTTACAAGAACTCGTCAACTTGAAACGCTGA